A single window of Channa argus isolate prfri chromosome 10, Channa argus male v1.0, whole genome shotgun sequence DNA harbors:
- the gla gene encoding alpha-galactosidase A, whose amino-acid sequence MYRAAFLLAVLSLMSPAAEALDNGLALKPTMGWLHWERFMCNINCNKDPDNCISEQLYMQMADVMVKEGWKDAGYEYVCIDDCWPSYQRDAQGRLQADPQRFPGGIKKLADYVHSKGLKLGIYADVGKNTCAGYPGSLGYYEIDAQTFADWEVDLLKFDGCNLKWTMLEEGYVKMSKALNKTGRSILYSCEWPLYEWAFQKPNYTAIRETCNHWRNFADVYDSWSSVKSILDWTVVHQDIIVPAAGPGGWNDPDMLVIGNFGLSHDQQESQMALWAIMAAPLLMSNDLRKICPRSKKLLQNRLIIDISQDPLGKQGYCTAKFDSFEVWERPLSNNRLAVAVLNRQEIGGARGFVIGAIPGWKICVPKCNVTQILPQYKEMGVQTSESKVILSVNPSGTALLTVTPINSDFTRMHKLRWQDVSFKHKQATIL is encoded by the exons atgtacAGAGCGGCGTTTCTCCTGGCTGTTCTTAGTTTAATGAGCCCTGCCGCTGAAGCTTTGGACAATGGCCTTGCGCTAAAACCCACCATGGGCTGGCTGCACTGGGAGAGGTTCATGTGTAATATCAACTGTAACAAGGACCCCGATAACTGCATCAG TGAGCAGCTGTACATGCAGATGGCAGATGTGATGGTGAAGGAGGGCTGGAAGGATGCTGGCTACGAGTACGTCTGCATTGATGATTGCTGGCCCTCCTACCAGCGTGATGCCCAGGGCCGCCTTCAGGCAGACCCCCAAAGATTCCCGGGGGGCATCAAGAAACTGGCCGACTAT gtccACTCTAAGGGCCTGAAGCTGGGTATATATGCAGATGTTGGGAAAAACACTTGTGCTGGATACCCTGGGAGTCTTGGTTACTATGAGATAGATGCTCAGACCTTTGCTGACTGGGAAGTTGATCTTCTCAAATTTGATGGTTGTAACCTGAAGTGGACTATGCTGGAGGAAG GCTAcgtaaaaatgtcaaaagcaCTGAACAAAACTGGACGAAGTATCCTGTACTCCTGTGAGTGGCCTTTGTACGAGTGGGCTTTCCAAAAG CCGAACTACACGGCCATCCGTGAGACATGTAACCACTGGCGCAACTTCGCTGATGTGTATGACTCCTGGAGCTCTGTGAAGTCCATCTTAGACTGGACTGTCGTTCATCAAGACATCATCGTGCCAGCAGCAGGACCTGGGGGCTGGAACGACCCTGATATG CTGGTCATTGGAAACTTTGGCCTGAGTCATGACCAGCAGGAGTCTCAGATGGCACTGTGGGCCATCATGGCAGCTCCTCTGCTCATGTCTAACGATTTGAGGAAAATTTGCCCTCGCTCCAAGAAGCTGCTGCAGAACAGACTCATCATAGACATCAGCCAGGACCCACTGGGAAAACAAGGGTACTGCACTGCAAAG TTTGACAGTTTTGAAGTATGGGAGAGACCTCTGTCTAACAACAGGCTGGCCGTGGCTGTGCTGAACAGACAGGAGATCGGTGGTGCCCGAGGGTTTGTGATCGGAGCAATTCCTGGCTGGAAAATCTGTGTCCCCAAGTGTAACGTCACACAAATTCTGCCCCAGTACAAGGAAATGGGCGTTCAGACTTCGGAGAGCAAAGTAATTCTGTCTGTCAACCCTTCAGGCACCGCTCTGCTGACAGTCACTCCCATCAACAGTGACTTTACGAGGATGCACAAGCTGCGCTGGCAGGATGTGTCATTCAAACACAAGCAAGCCACCATTCTTTAG
- the rpl36a gene encoding large ribosomal subunit protein eL42 → MYESLQTNKHISSLLSSFCFFVRLTPRRQGQHQARGLLIQLLYELLPRLSSSFPLHRVATMVNVPKTRRTYCKKCKKHQPHKVTQYKKGKDSLYAQGKRRYDRKQSGYGGQTKPIFRKKAKTTKKIVLRLECVEPNCRSKRMLAIKRCKHFELGGDKKRKGQVIQF, encoded by the exons ATGTATGAGTCCcttcagacaaacaaacatataaGCAGTTTGctttcatctttttgtttttttgtccgtCTGACTCCCCGCCGCCAGGGGCAGCATCAAGCCCGCGGCCTCCTCATCCAACTACTTTATGAACTGCTTCCGCGtctgtcttcctcttttcctctgcatCGGGTCGCAACCATG GTGAATGTCCCGAAGACCCGCAGGACCTACTGCAAGAAGTGCAAGAAGCACCAGCCCCACAAAGTTACCCAGTACAAGAAGGGAAAGGATTCCCTCTACGCACAGG GTAAGAGGAGATACGACAGAAAGCAGAGCGGGTACGGTGGCCAAACGAAGCCCATTTTCCGCAAGAAG GCTAAGACTACAAAGAAGATTGTGTTGAGGCTTGAGTGTGTGGAACCCAACTGCAGATCCAAGAGAATGCTGGCAATCAAAAGATGCAAGCACTTCGAGTTGGGTGGAGACAAGAAGAGAAAG GGCCAGGTCATCCAGTTCTAA